In a genomic window of Vibrio marisflavi CECT 7928:
- a CDS encoding O-antigen ligase family protein translates to MAQAQHLFIFVAIFLIAIVWHFVPHPLVVIVLACLPLGLMFVLSQTFWLVTLFVLFSFFRIHEAIPALYSLKIPLLLSMGALFALLWHSMISRKLTIYWHHSLTWLAVFWVLVILGIVFASNIGMAIKSFKEIYWKIIVMTLAITWLVDSDKKLGHMSFLIVLSGLLIASVALFNSVNGIGMVEGTRVTIGRDLGSMLGDPNDLSLVLMFPLAFSIGMASTKGIKTPTRILSLLVSVALMAAVIATQSRGGLLGSLAVFGIFAIKMIRSKALLICLGLLAATILFAAAGISDRASGGAAEEGIDASAMGRLYAWEAAIGMAVDNPLTGVGLNNFYANYYFYSSHWDGLNHAVHSTWFGVLAETGILGLIIFVCFIGSLIRTSRATLKALSSDKNYSPYLIASANSVYAGLMGIIVSGTFLTQGFNWPIYILAALTVAVAKLEQIHCQNENQ, encoded by the coding sequence ATGGCCCAAGCACAGCACTTATTCATCTTTGTAGCGATTTTTCTCATCGCAATAGTGTGGCACTTTGTACCACACCCTCTTGTGGTGATTGTGCTTGCTTGTTTACCCCTTGGCCTCATGTTTGTATTGAGCCAAACGTTTTGGCTGGTGACGCTGTTTGTCCTCTTCTCCTTCTTTAGAATACATGAGGCCATCCCAGCGCTTTACTCTTTAAAGATCCCTCTACTACTGTCTATGGGAGCACTGTTCGCGTTGCTTTGGCACAGCATGATAAGTCGAAAGCTCACCATATACTGGCATCACTCATTAACATGGTTAGCCGTATTCTGGGTGCTCGTAATCTTGGGTATCGTATTCGCCTCGAACATCGGCATGGCTATCAAAAGCTTCAAAGAAATCTATTGGAAAATCATCGTGATGACACTCGCCATCACTTGGTTGGTCGACTCTGACAAGAAGCTTGGGCATATGTCATTTTTAATTGTACTTTCCGGGCTTTTGATCGCCAGCGTCGCCCTATTCAATTCGGTGAACGGTATCGGAATGGTTGAAGGGACAAGGGTAACGATTGGGCGAGATTTAGGTTCAATGCTTGGCGACCCAAATGACCTTTCTCTGGTATTGATGTTTCCGCTTGCTTTTTCCATAGGCATGGCCTCTACCAAAGGAATCAAGACCCCAACAAGAATATTGAGCCTATTAGTATCGGTTGCTTTGATGGCTGCTGTAATTGCAACACAAAGCCGAGGCGGTTTGCTAGGCTCACTCGCAGTATTTGGCATTTTTGCAATCAAAATGATTCGCTCGAAAGCGTTACTAATCTGTTTAGGCTTGCTCGCAGCGACCATCCTATTTGCTGCTGCAGGAATATCAGACAGAGCTTCTGGCGGCGCGGCAGAAGAAGGTATTGACGCCTCTGCAATGGGACGCCTGTATGCGTGGGAAGCCGCCATTGGCATGGCGGTCGACAACCCATTGACTGGTGTTGGCCTTAATAACTTCTACGCAAATTACTACTTCTACAGCTCCCACTGGGATGGGCTCAACCACGCAGTACACAGCACTTGGTTTGGTGTTTTAGCCGAAACTGGTATCTTGGGGCTTATCATTTTTGTCTGCTTTATCGGCTCACTCATTCGCACCTCTCGAGCAACCCTCAAAGCACTGAGCTCAGATAAGAATTACTCCCCTTATCTGATTGCTTCAGCTAACTCTGTTTATGCTGGGCTTATGGGCATCATAGTCTCGGGGACCTTTCTTACTCAAGGCTTCAACTGGCCAATTTATATACTCGCCGCGCTCACTGTTGCTGTAGCAAAGCTTGAGCAAATTCATTGTCAAAATGAGAATCAATAA
- a CDS encoding lipopolysaccharide biosynthesis protein, translating into MMKQLDLSAFKSMSIYAVSLFLMKGVSLLMLPVMANYLSPTQLGELELLATTTAFLCLLVGLSMHENLYRFVGAIKSAPQRLSQTASIYYSCLVISAVLCLALIWLIQQLKHHLTMFTEYQLILVVVVLLFESALAISTAWLRMQDKAMTFLKVSVVCTVLQVTLILTVLMTKPEVTSIFAAGVFATFVQFLILHCINQFKPVLPSYGELKKYFIYSLPLMLSALVAFGLNGAERWFIAYSSSLETLGLYAIAAKFALAMCILVQPFGMWWMPKRFETLNHSGVHKASMITELGIFYVCSLAVLVGIGAQLVIRVALPDVYASACALVIGTIFMAMLKEISDLINIGLLYQKKTHWLLAINISSTAVGLSLCWITLSLGVWGVIISIISAQAIRLALITYFSQYVYSIPYQYLRIVASMCMAVFILGLTQWITTVIGLILLVVCLLAAVSGTCWYFKRDALYQLLSNRLPRLT; encoded by the coding sequence ATGATGAAGCAACTAGACCTTTCCGCCTTTAAAAGCATGAGCATTTACGCTGTTAGCCTATTCCTAATGAAAGGTGTCTCTCTACTGATGCTACCTGTAATGGCCAATTACTTATCCCCAACTCAACTGGGAGAATTAGAACTTCTCGCTACAACAACTGCATTTTTGTGTCTTTTAGTCGGCTTATCTATGCACGAAAATCTATATCGATTCGTGGGCGCAATAAAAAGTGCTCCTCAAAGGCTAAGTCAAACTGCATCGATATATTATTCATGCCTTGTCATTTCAGCTGTGCTTTGTTTAGCGCTTATTTGGTTGATTCAACAGCTCAAACATCATCTGACTATGTTTACAGAGTACCAGCTTATTTTGGTCGTTGTGGTGTTGCTTTTTGAGAGTGCCTTAGCCATCAGTACAGCCTGGCTTAGGATGCAAGATAAAGCCATGACATTTCTTAAAGTCAGCGTGGTTTGTACGGTTCTTCAAGTAACTTTGATCCTCACCGTACTGATGACTAAACCAGAGGTTACTTCCATATTTGCCGCAGGGGTATTTGCTACATTTGTTCAGTTCCTAATTCTGCACTGCATCAATCAATTTAAACCGGTTTTGCCAAGCTACGGTGAGCTAAAGAAATATTTCATCTACTCTTTGCCTTTAATGCTATCCGCGCTGGTTGCATTTGGGTTAAATGGTGCGGAACGTTGGTTTATTGCCTACAGCAGCTCTTTAGAAACACTTGGCTTATACGCTATCGCTGCAAAATTTGCGCTAGCCATGTGTATTTTGGTTCAACCGTTTGGCATGTGGTGGATGCCAAAGCGCTTTGAAACCCTCAATCATAGTGGCGTACACAAGGCGTCTATGATTACCGAACTAGGTATATTCTATGTATGTAGCCTCGCTGTTTTGGTTGGCATTGGTGCTCAGTTAGTAATAAGAGTCGCGCTGCCTGACGTGTACGCAAGCGCATGTGCTCTAGTCATTGGCACCATATTTATGGCAATGCTAAAAGAGATATCCGATCTGATTAATATCGGCCTTCTATATCAGAAAAAGACGCATTGGTTGCTAGCAATTAATATATCGAGTACTGCGGTCGGATTGTCTCTATGCTGGATAACGCTATCACTTGGTGTTTGGGGCGTCATAATCTCAATCATTTCCGCCCAGGCAATACGTTTGGCACTTATTACGTACTTTAGCCAATACGTTTATTCAATTCCCTATCAATACTTACGAATAGTCGCAAGTATGTGTATGGCTGTATTCATACTCGGGTTAACTCAATGGATAACAACGGTGATTGGCCTCATTCTTCTAGTCGTATGTTTGTTGGCAGCAGTGTCCGGTACATGTTGGTACTTCAAACGAGACGCTCTGTACCAGCTTCTAAGTAATCGCCTTCCACGTTTAACTTAG
- a CDS encoding glycosyltransferase yields MSNPTIHSLLFDPIRFKGGSKIATLEALLVCQPENAKFTIVTANPESWQHSGHHNMTIVRLPTIKVLSSAQHGAAYWINQLFYFVILLFNLCFMQKVDKLIGASGPGIDMPIYFLGKLLSKQIIQLIHGPVGNSRSIGYCLSNADHVFYLQSARPSMLTALNTYYQAKFRNIDASSLSSWVASHSNYHVFVNGISQQNWPTRCQMVLPTIFWCASLLKWKGLDKLITAAKLIHPTHPLIANVCFIRPKDISLPVSQAPQNISHFRWYEDPECLDDIRSKSNIFISTSTNEPFGLSILEALAAGMCVILPDDDSYWSKTLTDFQQCIKYKAEDPVSLCTAIYLLLNDRNMMEQLSQNALQVALEYQAESRYLAIAHCIEAPCEQPSSSALNPVNAERS; encoded by the coding sequence ATGAGTAATCCAACGATCCATAGCTTGCTATTTGATCCTATTCGTTTCAAAGGCGGATCAAAAATCGCAACGTTAGAAGCACTGTTAGTTTGTCAGCCTGAGAACGCGAAATTTACCATTGTGACTGCCAACCCTGAGTCTTGGCAGCACTCTGGCCATCACAACATGACTATCGTTAGACTGCCAACGATAAAAGTCTTATCAAGTGCTCAACACGGTGCTGCATACTGGATAAATCAACTTTTTTACTTTGTCATACTGCTATTTAATCTCTGCTTCATGCAAAAAGTCGATAAGCTCATCGGGGCGTCGGGCCCGGGCATTGACATGCCTATCTACTTTCTAGGTAAGCTTCTTTCAAAACAAATTATCCAGCTAATTCACGGGCCAGTAGGCAATTCACGTTCGATAGGTTACTGCCTTTCGAATGCTGATCATGTGTTTTATTTGCAATCTGCTCGGCCATCGATGCTGACGGCGTTAAATACCTACTATCAGGCCAAGTTTCGCAACATAGACGCATCTAGCTTAAGTTCGTGGGTTGCATCCCACTCTAACTATCACGTATTTGTAAATGGCATCAGTCAGCAAAACTGGCCAACACGATGCCAAATGGTGCTGCCTACTATCTTCTGGTGTGCATCTCTACTGAAATGGAAAGGCTTAGACAAACTGATTACCGCCGCAAAGCTCATCCATCCTACCCACCCCTTAATAGCAAATGTGTGCTTCATTCGACCAAAAGATATTTCTCTTCCCGTATCGCAAGCACCGCAAAACATCAGCCACTTCAGATGGTATGAAGACCCTGAGTGCCTAGATGATATACGTAGCAAAAGCAATATCTTCATTTCAACCAGTACCAATGAGCCTTTCGGCTTATCTATTCTAGAAGCTCTCGCCGCTGGCATGTGCGTCATTCTTCCAGATGATGACTCTTATTGGTCCAAGACTCTCACCGATTTTCAGCAATGTATTAAATACAAAGCTGAAGACCCTGTATCGCTATGCACCGCTATTTACCTGCTACTTAATGATAGAAACATGATGGAACAACTCAGCCAAAATGCCTTACAAGTTGCTCTAGAATACCAAGCAGAAAGCAGATACCTCGCGATAGCACATTGTATCGAGGCTCCATGCGAGCAGCCTTCAAGTAGTGCTCTTAACCCAGTCAACGCTGAGCGTTCATAA
- a CDS encoding glycosyltransferase family 4 protein, with protein MSKPQNVLLVHYGGNWIRGSERCLLDLVTSLDKTRFTPIIWTNSHCLHFELSKLGFHSKLNEFPILFGWTAPRWNISGWRALIRKARSYIRLHDIDLIHVNSAAPCQWMVPAAKKEGIPLVTQLHSDYPARDRLTLGLHHSPHIITVSKAISEHLLQDGYPSHNLSVVHNGVNISRLSDQKPIDVKQHLGLSDDQFVFATVGSLIHRKGLDRVFSALKHVLVEKPNTHLLVVGDGSLRNHLEHMTDYLRISRNVHFIGEQNNVFAWLKGCDGYVSGARREAFGLVFVEAALAKLPIVAPIEGGITEILTHEKNAILYKNSGIRPIYQAMERVLSERELSDEIAQNAQQHILDNYQISINTSKIERIYTSLLTNPSPVQSSWLRGLSPIKTYFVNRFAIGS; from the coding sequence ATGAGTAAGCCGCAAAATGTTCTGTTGGTACACTATGGTGGTAACTGGATTCGTGGCAGTGAGAGATGTTTATTAGATTTAGTCACTAGCTTAGATAAAACAAGGTTCACGCCAATCATTTGGACCAATAGCCACTGTCTTCATTTTGAACTCAGTAAGCTAGGCTTCCATAGTAAGCTGAACGAATTCCCAATTCTATTCGGCTGGACCGCTCCTAGATGGAACATTTCAGGCTGGAGAGCACTTATTCGTAAAGCTCGCTCTTACATTCGCTTACACGACATTGATTTAATCCATGTAAATAGCGCAGCACCTTGCCAATGGATGGTTCCAGCAGCTAAGAAAGAAGGGATTCCATTGGTCACTCAGCTTCACTCTGATTACCCTGCAAGGGATAGGCTAACGCTAGGGCTACACCACTCGCCACATATCATTACAGTAAGTAAAGCTATCAGTGAGCACTTGCTGCAAGATGGCTATCCAAGCCACAATTTGTCTGTTGTTCACAATGGAGTAAATATATCTCGCTTATCAGATCAAAAGCCGATAGATGTGAAACAGCACTTAGGTTTAAGTGACGATCAGTTCGTCTTTGCCACAGTTGGCTCATTGATTCATCGAAAAGGGCTGGACAGAGTATTTTCAGCGTTAAAACACGTTCTCGTTGAAAAACCAAATACCCATTTGCTCGTAGTTGGTGATGGTTCCTTAAGAAACCACTTAGAACACATGACCGACTATTTAAGAATCTCTCGCAATGTCCATTTTATCGGAGAACAAAACAACGTTTTCGCTTGGCTAAAAGGGTGCGATGGATATGTTAGTGGAGCGCGACGGGAAGCTTTTGGGCTTGTGTTTGTAGAAGCTGCACTAGCCAAGCTACCGATAGTTGCGCCAATCGAGGGCGGCATTACTGAAATATTAACTCATGAAAAAAATGCAATTTTGTATAAAAACTCCGGCATTCGCCCGATATATCAAGCAATGGAGCGCGTATTGTCAGAGCGAGAACTGTCTGATGAAATTGCTCAAAATGCGCAACAGCATATTCTCGACAATTATCAAATCTCCATTAATACAAGCAAAATTGAACGTATATACACCTCATTGCTAACCAACCCTTCCCCTGTACAAAGCTCTTGGCTACGAGGATTAAGTCCGATCAAAACCTATTTCGTCAACCGATTTGCGATTGGGAGTTAG
- a CDS encoding glycosyltransferase family 4 protein: protein MKEIQPNEIWLVIDSLRYGGIETHTLELAKGLRENNIPVRVILLKRYSDTQLILEKLKLALIPFETLNDLYPKLSTLAALKKAAKTYKPSVLHAHGYKASIVSKIVKWLLPSLQIKQISTYHAGETPKGRVKLYDALDRYTTFMSNVSLAVSRKIQAKLPFSSIHINNFVSFDNAPLSSGKQIAFVGRLSEEKAPDRFIDLARSFPLENFHIYGTGPMEQQLKQLMEHSSSNIYFHGHQKNMNKVWENIGILIICSRFEGLPMTALEAMARGVMVVSLDVGDLNLLIKNKFNGFIADNDEQLPKLLWECLKLPMEQKVTLRENAQRTIELSYSRQAAVRQLIQYYGTSPLTQNTSQI from the coding sequence ATGAAAGAGATCCAGCCTAATGAAATCTGGCTTGTCATCGATAGTCTGAGGTATGGGGGTATCGAAACTCATACCTTAGAACTCGCAAAAGGGCTTAGAGAAAACAATATTCCTGTCAGAGTCATTCTTTTAAAACGTTACAGTGATACTCAGCTGATCTTAGAAAAGCTAAAGCTTGCTCTTATCCCGTTTGAAACGCTCAATGACCTATACCCAAAACTGAGCACATTGGCGGCACTAAAAAAAGCAGCAAAGACATACAAACCCTCCGTTCTGCATGCTCATGGATACAAGGCAAGTATTGTTAGCAAAATAGTTAAATGGTTATTACCTTCCCTGCAAATCAAACAAATTTCTACCTATCACGCAGGAGAAACACCAAAAGGGCGCGTTAAGCTCTATGACGCCTTAGATAGATATACAACCTTTATGTCTAATGTCAGTCTCGCTGTCAGTCGAAAAATTCAGGCCAAGCTTCCCTTTAGTTCAATACACATAAACAACTTCGTTTCTTTTGATAACGCCCCCTTAAGCAGTGGAAAGCAAATCGCTTTTGTCGGACGATTGAGTGAAGAAAAGGCGCCTGATCGATTTATCGATCTCGCTAGATCATTCCCACTAGAGAACTTCCATATCTATGGTACTGGGCCCATGGAGCAGCAACTAAAGCAACTTATGGAGCACTCTTCGAGCAATATTTACTTTCATGGCCACCAAAAAAATATGAATAAGGTTTGGGAAAACATTGGCATATTAATTATTTGTTCGCGTTTTGAGGGGTTACCCATGACAGCTCTTGAAGCCATGGCTCGCGGGGTAATGGTTGTTTCTCTCGACGTTGGCGATTTGAACCTGCTGATCAAAAACAAGTTCAATGGCTTCATTGCGGACAATGACGAACAGCTTCCGAAACTATTGTGGGAATGCCTAAAACTCCCAATGGAGCAGAAAGTAACACTTAGAGAAAATGCTCAGCGGACCATAGAGCTGTCCTATTCTAGACAGGCTGCGGTACGGCAATTGATTCAGTATTACGGTACATCTCCACTTACTCAAAATACCTCTCAAATATGA
- a CDS encoding sigma-54-dependent transcriptional regulator encodes MPSKVLLVEDSTSLSILYKQYVKDEPYDLFHVETGKEAISFIERNVPQLVILDLKLPDMSGEDILDWIVDNDIPTSVIIATAHGSVDVAVNLLQKGAKDFLEKPIKADRLKTSIALHLKQAKLESLVEDIESKIDRPRFHGFIGSSLPMQSVYKVIDSVAPTNASVFIVGESGTGKEVCAEAIHKESQRKDKPFIAINCGAIPKDLMESEIFGHIKGAFTGATTDRKGAASLADGGTLFLDELCEMDLDMQKKLLRFLQTGTFTPLGGSKELKVDARIICATNRDPLVEVEEGRFREDLYYRVHVIPIDMPPLRERGNDIATLALHFLKQYAKEDRKKFAGINKDVESVLKKYQWPGNVRQLQNIIRNIVVLNDATKMSIEHLPAQITSGKKPSSPVVKPKPAVEHIVQQETIITPVELSEETTSIPSHSSGAKAPIRPMWQIERETIQNAIDFCDGNVLNAAVLLELSPSTVYRKKQAWESEDERDPA; translated from the coding sequence ATGCCCTCAAAAGTATTGCTAGTTGAAGACTCAACATCACTCTCCATCTTATACAAACAATACGTAAAAGATGAACCATATGACCTATTTCATGTCGAAACTGGCAAAGAGGCGATCAGTTTTATTGAGCGAAACGTGCCGCAACTCGTTATTCTCGATTTAAAACTACCTGATATGTCTGGAGAGGATATTCTCGACTGGATTGTTGACAATGACATCCCTACTTCTGTCATTATTGCCACTGCGCATGGTTCCGTTGATGTTGCGGTTAACTTGTTGCAAAAAGGTGCAAAAGACTTCCTCGAAAAACCAATCAAAGCCGATCGTCTGAAAACATCCATTGCATTACACCTTAAGCAAGCAAAATTAGAAAGCTTAGTTGAAGATATTGAGAGCAAGATTGATAGGCCACGGTTTCATGGTTTCATCGGCTCTAGCCTTCCTATGCAGTCTGTATATAAGGTCATTGACTCTGTCGCCCCCACTAACGCGAGTGTCTTCATTGTTGGGGAGAGTGGTACAGGTAAAGAGGTCTGTGCTGAAGCTATCCACAAAGAAAGCCAGCGTAAAGACAAACCATTTATAGCAATCAATTGCGGTGCGATACCCAAAGATCTCATGGAGAGTGAAATTTTTGGCCACATAAAAGGAGCATTCACTGGCGCCACAACTGACAGAAAAGGGGCGGCGTCATTAGCAGATGGAGGAACGCTATTTCTCGATGAGCTATGTGAAATGGACCTAGATATGCAGAAAAAGCTATTACGATTTTTGCAAACTGGCACCTTTACCCCTCTTGGTGGCAGCAAGGAGTTAAAAGTAGATGCTCGCATAATCTGCGCAACCAACAGAGATCCACTGGTTGAAGTCGAAGAGGGTCGATTTAGAGAAGATCTCTATTACCGTGTTCACGTTATCCCCATTGATATGCCACCTCTTCGTGAAAGGGGCAACGATATTGCGACATTAGCACTGCATTTTCTAAAACAATATGCCAAAGAAGATCGTAAGAAATTTGCTGGTATTAACAAAGATGTAGAAAGCGTACTAAAAAAATACCAATGGCCAGGAAACGTAAGACAACTCCAAAATATCATTCGAAATATTGTAGTGCTAAACGACGCAACAAAGATGTCAATTGAACACCTCCCTGCACAGATTACCTCTGGAAAGAAACCCTCCTCACCTGTTGTTAAGCCAAAACCAGCGGTTGAGCACATTGTTCAACAAGAAACAATCATCACACCAGTTGAACTATCCGAAGAAACGACGAGTATACCGAGCCATAGTTCCGGAGCTAAAGCCCCTATTAGGCCAATGTGGCAAATAGAGCGAGAGACCATTCAAAACGCGATAGACTTTTGTGATGGCAACGTCCTTAACGCCGCAGTTTTACTCGAGTTAAGCCCTTCGACTGTATATCGTAAAAAACAAGCTTGGGAGTCTGAAGATGAAAGAGATCCAGCCTAA
- a CDS encoding ATP-binding protein, with product MKFRTKTILGIAVIEISLLMFLVFSSMSFLSKSNEKLMIQSATSTATMFSHAIKNAVLSQDIATIDALVKDFMNIEGVRYVKVVENNNVLAQSGNEALLSRPMQVDHSLSSITDNIFDTRIAIENGGIKYGFIDMGFETSAITMMLDNAKTSIIAIASVEVILVAIFSFILGTYLSKNLVRLTKATKTLTSQGPGYQINKISNDEFGSLAKAFNEMSYKLKFSYDDLENARSEAENACESKGRFLASMSHEIRTPMNGVLGILSLLRETKLDSAQAKLIDTATESGHFLLSVINDILDFTRMESNTLLLEHQPFELHRCINNVVDTYVPAAKRKNLVLHCKISKDVPTLLKGDVNRVKQILHNLIGNSIKFTQQGSITVVVDSKSEENQRAQIICSVIDTGIGIKEEELSYIFDEFTMVNQTYSRTQEGSGLGLAICRRLCELMDGEIRLVSKSEVGSTFTFTINLEIADNAEHTKEYKNLAINQDLSQSKILVAEDNKANQLVIQNMLRNIGIEIDIAENGMQAVEKVLENQYDLVFMDISMPGMDGMQACEKIRQVQQTEKADIPIIALTAHALTGDREKFLAAGMTDYLSKPVRLNHVINKISLCIGKTHSDLQVDQSQDNPEHKETTTTSNPESDDMNQVAFDIDLVDEAILKQTIEDTCVEVMPEIIDQYVLESKSRLVKIREAAFKKDAEAVEFESHTLGSTALALGNRQLSNLARKIETYCIEKDEQQAFELVPELLELADNSIKALLERKELGFEAYTRSTE from the coding sequence ATGAAGTTCAGAACTAAGACTATTTTGGGTATTGCCGTTATCGAGATCTCCTTACTAATGTTTCTCGTATTTAGCTCTATGTCTTTTCTTTCCAAATCGAATGAAAAGCTGATGATACAAAGTGCGACTTCTACAGCAACTATGTTTTCTCATGCGATAAAAAATGCCGTACTGTCTCAGGATATCGCGACCATTGATGCTCTAGTCAAAGATTTTATGAACATTGAAGGCGTCAGATATGTAAAAGTTGTGGAGAATAACAATGTCCTTGCACAAAGTGGCAACGAGGCACTCCTTTCAAGGCCAATGCAAGTAGACCACAGCTTAAGCTCAATTACCGATAATATATTTGATACACGAATTGCTATAGAAAATGGTGGAATAAAATACGGCTTCATCGATATGGGCTTCGAAACGTCAGCGATTACAATGATGTTGGACAATGCGAAAACCTCAATAATTGCCATTGCCTCTGTAGAAGTTATTCTTGTTGCAATATTTTCTTTTATATTAGGGACTTATTTATCAAAGAACCTTGTCCGATTAACAAAAGCAACAAAAACGCTTACCTCCCAAGGTCCAGGTTACCAAATCAATAAAATCTCTAATGATGAGTTTGGCAGCTTAGCCAAAGCATTTAATGAGATGTCTTACAAACTAAAGTTCAGTTATGACGACTTAGAAAATGCTAGATCTGAAGCTGAAAATGCCTGCGAATCAAAAGGTAGATTTTTGGCTTCTATGTCGCATGAAATTCGCACTCCAATGAATGGTGTGCTTGGTATTCTATCTTTGCTCAGAGAAACCAAACTCGATTCAGCACAAGCAAAGTTGATTGATACTGCAACAGAATCAGGGCATTTCTTATTGTCGGTTATAAACGATATTCTGGACTTCACTAGAATGGAGTCGAATACGTTGTTACTGGAACACCAGCCTTTCGAGCTACATAGGTGCATTAACAATGTCGTGGATACCTATGTACCTGCTGCTAAAAGGAAAAACTTAGTCCTGCATTGCAAAATTTCCAAAGACGTCCCCACTCTATTAAAAGGTGACGTCAATCGAGTAAAACAAATACTGCACAACCTGATTGGTAACTCTATCAAATTCACGCAGCAAGGCAGTATCACCGTTGTTGTCGATAGCAAAAGCGAAGAAAACCAACGAGCTCAAATCATTTGTAGCGTAATAGATACTGGGATTGGGATTAAGGAAGAAGAACTATCTTATATTTTTGACGAATTCACCATGGTCAACCAAACCTATTCTCGAACCCAAGAAGGGTCTGGACTAGGCCTAGCAATATGCAGAAGATTGTGTGAACTCATGGATGGCGAAATTCGATTAGTAAGTAAAAGCGAAGTAGGTAGCACATTTACCTTTACCATTAATCTTGAAATAGCGGACAACGCAGAGCACACAAAAGAATATAAAAACTTGGCAATTAACCAAGATTTGAGCCAATCTAAAATATTGGTAGCTGAGGATAACAAAGCGAATCAACTAGTTATTCAAAATATGCTGCGAAACATTGGGATTGAAATCGATATTGCTGAAAATGGAATGCAGGCTGTTGAGAAAGTGTTAGAGAACCAATACGACCTAGTATTTATGGATATTTCTATGCCGGGCATGGATGGTATGCAAGCGTGCGAGAAAATTCGTCAAGTTCAGCAAACGGAAAAGGCTGATATTCCTATTATTGCCCTCACAGCACATGCATTAACTGGAGACAGGGAGAAGTTTTTAGCCGCAGGAATGACTGACTACCTATCAAAACCTGTCAGACTCAACCACGTTATTAATAAAATTAGCCTATGCATAGGTAAAACGCACTCTGATCTACAAGTCGATCAGAGTCAAGACAATCCGGAACACAAAGAAACGACGACAACCTCTAACCCTGAGAGCGACGATATGAATCAAGTAGCCTTCGATATTGACCTAGTTGATGAAGCCATTCTAAAGCAGACCATTGAAGACACGTGTGTCGAAGTGATGCCCGAAATCATTGATCAATATGTCCTTGAGTCGAAAAGCCGGCTAGTTAAGATTCGCGAAGCCGCATTCAAAAAGGATGCTGAAGCTGTGGAATTTGAATCTCACACGCTAGGCAGTACTGCACTTGCACTAGGTAATCGACAACTATCTAATTTAGCTAGAAAAATTGAGACGTACTGCATTGAAAAAGATGAACAACAAGCATTTGAGCTTGTCCCAGAACTACTAGAGCTGGCTGACAACTCAATCAAAGCTTTATTAGAAAGAAAAGAGCTAGGATTTGAAGCCTATACTCGATCTACTGAATAA
- a CDS encoding AAA family ATPase produces MTIPSTHTEIEQIYLAAELSGCQSLCITSCQSGDGVTSIATALTERYLLAGHKTLLVDLNIYNPSLEDLPLQKSSGDTNSTKWVSHAKTGLVFTGVTAPTTQSKTIAYRDPSHLSKVIRRWNEEYERVIVDTSPLLQINSRNIPAQTVASSCDKTLLVVKGGVTTNNQLQTAITLLQSGRVSLIGSILNLQDQPTLGQELVRQLKRISFLPKRYKKKLEHQILASSFLSQSA; encoded by the coding sequence ATGACCATTCCATCCACACATACGGAAATTGAACAAATTTATTTAGCTGCCGAGCTATCTGGTTGCCAATCACTATGTATCACATCTTGTCAGTCGGGCGATGGTGTCACATCCATCGCCACTGCCCTAACTGAAAGGTACTTATTAGCTGGCCACAAAACCTTGCTTGTCGACTTGAATATATACAACCCTTCATTGGAAGATTTGCCTCTACAGAAAAGTAGCGGCGACACTAACAGTACAAAGTGGGTATCCCACGCGAAAACTGGTTTGGTTTTCACTGGTGTTACAGCACCAACCACTCAGTCTAAAACCATTGCTTATCGAGATCCCAGTCACCTATCCAAAGTGATTCGACGTTGGAACGAAGAATATGAACGCGTCATTGTCGACACATCTCCCTTACTGCAGATAAATAGCAGAAACATACCTGCACAAACGGTGGCGAGTTCATGTGACAAAACCTTGTTAGTCGTGAAGGGAGGTGTAACAACAAATAATCAGCTACAAACAGCGATAACTCTTTTACAGTCCGGTCGTGTTTCGTTGATTGGCTCTATACTTAATTTGCAAGACCAACCCACACTAGGGCAGGAGTTAGTTCGTCAGCTTAAACGTATCTCTTTTCTTCCCAAAAGATACAAGAAAAAGCTTGAACATCAAATATTAGCCAGCAGTTTTCTATCGCAATCTGCTTAG